GAGGGGTACGGTGGACCTAATTTTAGTGAAAAAGAGTTTTagttgtttcaacttttatagtatagatatagatatatcGAGTGCAAATCTGCTAGAAACCTAAATGTACGGATATCGTCGGAGCTACAATTTGTATCAAATGCTCCAAATACAGGGGGCATGGGGGGCAACCCAATAGCATGAAAGGGAGCAAAGTTACATCTCAAAAGGCTGTGATATGTTGTTCCTACAACTAGATAAAATTATGAAGATAATTTTTCGTTACTTCACGTAATTCTCTGTAGCTAGGAATAATTGCATcatatgaaatttatttttcctGAAATTTCTTAATTTTATGATCTTCTGCGCCTGATAATCTCAGGAAGAAGATGGAGCTGCAGTTTACCCAAGCATGATTTTGGTATGATGCTTTCATTTCTTTTTGGCATCTTCTTGTTGTTTCGCTGTTACCAGAAGATGATGCACTTGTTGTAACTTTTCACAAATTCCAgcatttttagttcaaaaatcgTAAGTTCCAGCCGGAGTTAAAATCATTGGTACCATTGCCTTTTGTTTTTGGCGCTGCTGTTTGAATGTGAAATGTACTTGGGCCAAGCTGAGCCAGCCTGGCCCAGGTACATTTCTGGATTGTCGCCATGGCGGGCTCAGACAAAGGCCTGACAAAGGCCCCGACCTGAGTGCCCAATTCTTTCGTCTTCCCGTCGTCGGCGAGCCAGTGGAAAGGAGACGACCGGCCGACGATGAGGTCGGCGAGGAAGGtggtcccgcgccgccgctgccgcggtgACCGTACGGGTGTATcgtcgaggaggaagaggattaCTAGCCAGCCGTCAGGAGGCACCCTGACGACCTGGCGGCCCAGATGAGGTGTGGCACCACCCGACCTGATCCCATCTCTCTGCCTGTTCCGCTTAGATTTAGTTCCAGTCACCTCCTAGCCGGTTGAGATTTTCAGCGTAGGTTGCGTCGATCACTGGAACTTCTTCCTTTAGTTCCTTTCCTAGGGCGATTAGTCGATTAGAAGGCTGTGAGACACGAGCTCTTCTCCAACAGGGCCACCACAAATGGTCCGTCACTGGCAAGCACAAAAGTCAATGGCACGAAACTGGTATGTTTAGGCTTCTAGCACGGCGTATATGGGGCaaatctttttccttttcagaTATTCAATTTTCCTCAACGATGATTTTACAAGTGAAAAGAGCATCCAGATGTTAGTGCTAATTGTGACTACTAGTTCCTTTGGGAGCATCAGTGTTATATGTTCAGAACCTCCTATGCTGAAACTGAATCCTCAAAGGAAAAATAGGGGCCATGTGGGGACAAGGATAAACACCCAAAACCAATACTAACCACGAAAGCCAACATCCATGACTTGCAAAACACTGGTCAGACAAGCAACACCGATTTGTTACGTTCCCTGCAGGAAGCAATGCAGCTGTCTGCCGCGTTGCAATTTCTGGATTAGAACCTGATAGTGATGTAAACAGTTTTATGATCGTGACACTTGCTGCTGACAATGAGCTTGAGATGGAACTTAGTGGTTCATAACGGTGATCTCGCAAAGTTGATGAGAACTAGCTAATACTTGCAGGAAAAAAAACTTACCTAGCGATGAGCCATACATTTGTTTTACTCCTATACAATCATATCGTTTATTTGTTGGATCTCAATCTTCCTTTGACTTTTGACTTTAGACACACCTGTGTGCTTTGTTGTACACTTGTACAAATAAATAAGATCACCAGAGTGCGACTTCTTAACAACTCTCCTCTGCCTTTCGCATAGCTTTACGAGTCATTTACATTTGTCTTACACCTATACAATCATCCTTTATTTGTTGGATCTCAATCTTCCTTTGACTTTAGACTTTAGACATACCTGTGTGCTTTGTTGTACACTTGTACAAATAAATAAGATCACCACAGCACCGATTCCTGCACTCTATTTGTACACCAACTTCAAGCTTGCTTCATAGAGTTGGTCTCAGCACACTTCGGCACTATACACAACAGTAAGAGGAACAGGTGAGGATTTTGCATTCCAATAGTATGCTCAGCTCGGTACTCAAAAAGGATAATAGTAACCTTATTGTTTTTCTCAGCAGGGAAATCCCAGAAGAGACTGCACTTGTTCCTCATGGATGGAATGGCAACTTCAGCTGTTGTTCAGGAAACTGTCAGCAGAGTGTCTTCGTTCATCTTCAACAAGCATGAGGAAAAAGTATCCAAAGGCCACAACTTGGAGAGGCTGGAAATGGCTCATACCGAGCTGGAACTCGCGATTGAAAGGTCAAGCAAGTTGCCTATCACCGATGTAGCACTGCTTCGTCGCAGGAAGATTCTGAAGCGTGCTTTGAATGAGTGTGGTGATGTCCTGCTGAGGTATAAGCTGCAAGCAATTGAAGATGAAGAGAGCCAGCAAGGAGTAATGGTAACACATCCCTCTTTCCCTAAACGGATTGCTTACGCTACCAAATCATCCATTGCTCATTTGTTTGGCTTGGCAAAAGATGGCCCGAGTGGCTTGGATGTCCAAAGATTTGAATGGTTTGCAGGTTGTGCCGGAAAGTTGGTAAAAGACCTGGAGTCTGGCTGTTCGCTTTGGCAGTACACCTTCTCCAACCCTCTTACCCGGCAACTTCTTGAAGGGAAAACACTCTGGTATGAAATGGAGAAGGGAACTATACAGCGAGGGTTTTTTATATCGCCCATATGCTTTGAGGACCGTGGTTTGGAGGCAGCACTAGCATATCGGTATAAGGATCAAGAAATGCCAGAGAAGAATTTTCGTTTAGCATTGAACCTAAGACTGTCAGAAAGCACAGACATAGTTGGATATGCTATTAAGTGCTTGCAGCCATTGACATCTCAGTTCAAGGTAGTGGCTGAATTTGCAAAGGAAGAACTCACCCTGCTACCTAATTTACAAGATATTTCCCATTCATTTGCTCCTCCAGCTATCATTCAAGAGTCATATACCGAAATCACTCAATCATTCCGCCCAGATCCACTATGCTGCAAAACCAATGGGCAGAGGCCTTTTGCCAACAACATCATGTCATCCGAGTTGGCGCACATATTTCCCGAACAAGTCATTGGCATTTGTCTTACACCCAACATTTCAGCACTAGAATACAGCTTTCATAGCTCAATTGATGGAGCCAGCCGGTACACAGTCACATATCGGCCACCACCACTGGAGTTTGCAGCTTGTTTCATTCCCCATCTCTTGAGCGAAGGTGTGCAAAAGAACTATGTAGTTGAGAGATTGGGAGGCAAAATAGAACATAAGAATGGTGCTAGCATACAACAAACGTGTGAGATGTTCAGATCAAAGACTTTTGATTGTTTTGTCCGCCAAGCAGATCTGACAGATTACTCGGTGTCCTGGATGTCTAAACATGGTGCTGCGTACTTTTGTCTGCGAACCCCAAGCTCTGAGAGAGCAGGTGCGCCCAAAACCAGTGGAAGGTCCAGTACCTGGAAAACTGCAAACAGGACGCAGTATGTCTCATAGTTTGTTTAGGGTTGTTTTCGTTTCCTAGTATAAGTTTGTTTCCATGTTTCATGGCATTGATGGACTCCATAATTTAGACGTTGTATTGGTTGTATAAATATTTCATGGTATATTCAGGTCTTAATTTTCTTTCAGACAAACAGATGTCCATGCTCTTATTGACATTTGCAACATTCACATAGCATTGATTGATATTGATACAGACAGAAAAAGATTATGGGGTGTAGTAACCAGTAGATTGTCCTGCAAATTACAAGTACTCTATATTGCTTCATGTTCAAGTAATTTTCACTAAAAAGGGGAAGATATTTTTTCATTCATCAGATACAGCTTTTCAAAGATAGACCCTGCTGAATAAGCTTACACTGATGCATTATGCATAGATGAAGTTGTTCAGAGTTGTGTTTTGATTTGATTCGTTCTCGGTGTAGAATTGTATAGGGCAACTGGACAATTCTATTCATCATCAATGTGTACAAATATATAGTATACATCAGTGCCCTTGGGCCATGCCGTGATGGAGTCCGGGCAGCAGCTTAATCCGATCCTCTCTCTTCCGCTTCCATGGCGCACTCAGCCCACCCACTCCGGCCTCTCCTCGTCCGACGATGAACTTCCCGTCGCCCCAGCTCCTCCTCTGTGATCCAAGGCATCTCCATCCGTCACCACGTTCCTGTCATCCTTGACATGGACGACGGCAACTACAGTCAGTGGCGCCTCTTCTTCGATCCACCCTCGGCAAATTCGGCCTCAAGGGCCACGTTCGCACCACCACTCCGCCCGCGGACCGCGATGGCGAATGGCGCATGGTGGACTCCTGCATCGTCAACTGGATCCTTGCCGCCGTCTCCACAGGCATCTTCGACATGGTTCGCCGCGATCGCCACGACGCCTTCCTCCTGTGGCACGCCATTGAAGGCATGTTCCGCGACAACAAGCTGCAGTGCGCCGTCCTCCTCGAAACCGAGCTGCGGTCCTTACAGCAAGGAGACATATCCTCGAAACCAAGTTAACTCACCATGTGTTGTGTTCCTTTTCTGATCAGGAAGCAAATCATCCATGCATGGGGTGTAAATGAATGACTCATGGGTAGCTGCAACCTGACTATGGCAGCACCCTGCAGGGTAAAATGTCCCTAGATATTGTAACTTGAAGCTACCTAGGTAGTAAGCAAACCCTTCGAAACGATCGCCCAAGAAAGCGATCTCTTTT
This portion of the Panicum virgatum strain AP13 chromosome 2N, P.virgatum_v5, whole genome shotgun sequence genome encodes:
- the LOC120659275 gene encoding uncharacterized protein LOC120659275, translated to MDGMATSAVVQETVSRVSSFIFNKHEEKVSKGHNLERLEMAHTELELAIERSSKLPITDVALLRRRKILKRALNECGDVLLRYKLQAIEDEESQQGVMVTHPSFPKRIAYATKSSIAHLFGLAKDGPSGLDVQRFEWFAGCAGKLVKDLESGCSLWQYTFSNPLTRQLLEGKTLWYEMEKGTIQRGFFISPICFEDRGLEAALAYRYKDQEMPEKNFRLALNLRLSESTDIVGYAIKCLQPLTSQFKVVAEFAKEELTLLPNLQDISHSFAPPAIIQESYTEITQSFRPDPLCCKTNGQRPFANNIMSSELAHIFPEQVIGICLTPNISALEYSFHSSIDGASRYTVTYRPPPLEFAACFIPHLLSEGVQKNYVVERLGGKIEHKNGASIQQTCEMFRSKTFDCFVRQADLTDYSVSWMSKHGAAYFCLRTPSSERAGAPKTSGRSSTWKTANRTQYVS